From Malaciobacter mytili LMG 24559:
TTTTGGAAATGAATTTTTATCAATTGTAATACCATTAAAAGGATCTAAAACAACTTTAAAACCCTCAATTTCTTCAATATAATCACTCATAAAATATCCTTTAAAAGCTTATTAATTCAACCAAAGAATAGGCAATTAAAAGCATAACAAAACCAATTATAGTATCTAAGATTTTCCAAGTAATTGGCTTTTTAAATAATGCAGTTAAGAACTTTGCACCAAATCCAAGAGAAAAAAACCAAACTCCTGAACCCAAAGCACATCCAAATAAAAAAATAAGCTTTTCACTTAAAAAAGTATAACTTGAACCAATACCACCAATTAGTAAAATAGTATCTAAATATACATGTGGATTTAAAAAAGTAAAAACCAATAATAGTGAGATAACCTCTTTTAAACTCTTTTTTTCATTTTTCTCTTCAATATTTAAAGAGTCATTTTTAAAAGCAGCTTTAAAAGAAGTTATTGCATAAAAAATTAGAAAAACAATACCAAAAATAGCAATAATATTTATAAGTAATTGATTACCTTTTATAAAAAAACCTAAACCAAATACTCCAATAGAAATAAAAAGAAAATCAAATAAAGTACATAAAAAAACTGTGATTAATACATAATGTCTTTGAAGTCCTAATTTTAAAATATATGCATTTTGAGCACCAATAGCAACTATTAAAGATA
This genomic window contains:
- a CDS encoding LysE/ArgO family amino acid transporter, which gives rise to MIDIFLKGFLLTLSLIVAIGAQNAYILKLGLQRHYVLITVFLCTLFDFLFISIGVFGLGFFIKGNQLLINIIAIFGIVFLIFYAITSFKAAFKNDSLNIEEKNEKKSLKEVISLLLVFTFLNPHVYLDTILLIGGIGSSYTFLSEKLIFLFGCALGSGVWFFSLGFGAKFLTALFKKPITWKILDTIIGFVMLLIAYSLVELISF